The following is a genomic window from Niabella soli DSM 19437.
GTTTCAATAGTGGAGGGAATCGGAACTACGGTAACACCCGCTTCACAGGCAAACCCGTTATAGTTGGCATAAAAAGGTTCGGGGATAATTACCTCATCTCCCGCATCCAGGCAGGCAAAAAACGCAAACAGGATCGCTTCGCTGCCGCCGGTAGTGATCATAACCTGTTCATGTGTTACCGCCACCCCGACACGCTTATAATATTGCACCAGTTTTTTCCGGTAACTTTCGTTACCCGCACTGTGCGAATATTCCAGTATGGGCATATCCATGTCTTTCACCGCCTGCATAATGGCTGGGGGTGTTTCAATATCCGGTTGCCCGATATTAAGGTGATATACGGTAATACCCCTTTGTTTTGCCGCCTCAGCATAGGGTACCAGCTTGCGGATCGGAGAAGCAGGCATCTGCACGCCTCTTTGAGAAATTCTAATCATACTGAAAAATAAAGGGCAAAAATAAAAAAATTCCACCTTTACAGATGGAATAAGTTGAAACTGTTCAATAATACTAAAAAACTAAACTCTTAAATAATCTCACCCGTAAAATATACCGTTTTTGGTTGCGCCCCTTTTATTTTAATGGTAACATCTTTCTTAAAAGTACTTCCAACGGCAGCCGTAGCATCATACCCTACTTTGATCTTTCCAACTTTACCCGGCATGATTGGTGCAGAAGGTTTTTCAGCCACCGTGCAGCCACATCCAACCATCACATTTTGTACAATAACGGGCTTTTTGCTGATATTGGTAAACTCCATATAGAAAGTGGTCCCTTTCTTAAACTTCAATTTACCCAGATCATACTCGTCCTTTACCATCTTTATCACCTGGTCTGCCGGAACCCCTTCCTGTGCATAGCCGGTAACCGCAAATCCAAAAAATAACAAAACTGCCAAAAGGTAAAACTTCTTCATAATCATTAATTATTTTTGATAACATAAAATAAAGATAACAAAGGTACACCATAGATGTTTGGTGTTTTAAAAAAGTTGCATCAGTTAATACTAACTAACAAGAGTTAGCATTCAAATCCCTATTTTTGCCGATATGGAGCATAATACTTCCGACCTTATTACTTCTACGAATATGTTGTCATTTGATAAATTCAAAGATGGTGTGCTGCACGACTATTATGTAGCTTCCCTTAGCCGGGAAACCAGTCTTTTAGGCCGCAGGGAAGTGCTTACCGGAAAAGCCAAGTTTGGGATATTCGGAGATGGCAAGGAAGTAGCGCAGGTGGCTATGTCGAAATTCTTTCAGCCAGGCGACTGGCGCAGCGGGTATTACAGGGATCAGACCCTGATGTTTGCTATTGGCGTTGGCACACCACAACAATATTTTGCACAGCTTTATGCAGACCCCGATCCTCAAAATGAGCCTTTTAGTGTTGGCCGCCAGATGAATAGCCACTATACTTCAAGAAATGCAGATGCAGAAGGTAACTGGCTCGACCTGGTGCATATAAAAAATACGGCAACGGATATGGCGCCCACGGCGGCACAGATGCCCCGCTCCTACGGATTGGCGTATGCCTCAAAATGTTTCCGGGAAATTCCGGAATTACAACAGTTTACCAATCTCTCCAATAACGGCAACGAGGTATGTTTTTGTACCATTGGTGACGCCTCAACCAGCGAAGGTCATTTTTGGGAAATTGTAAATGCGGCGGGAGTAGCCCAGATACCGTTGGTGATATTTGTTTGGGACGATGGCTATGGCATTTCAGTGCCAAGGGAACTGCAAACGACTAAGGGCTCTATTTCAGAGGCGTTGAAAGGTTTTGAAAAAGAAGAAGGCACGAATGGATTTTATATTCAGAAAGTGAAAGGCTGGGATTATATGGGCATGATTGAAGCCTTTGAAGAAGGCATCAGCCTGGCCCGCGAAACCCATACACCGGTGATCTTTCATGTAGACGAATTAACCCAACCCCAGGGGCATAGTACGTCCGGCAGCCATGAGCGTTATAAAAGTCCGGAACGGCTGGAATGGGAACGCGAAAGAGACTGTCTGAAAAAGTTAAAAGAGTGGATTTTAAAGAACGGACTAAGCGACGAGGCCACCCTTGAAAAAATTGAACAGGATGCCCGCGCAAATGTAAAAGACGCGCGGGATAAAGCGTGGAAGGACTATATAAAGCCCATAAAGGCGCAGGTTGAAACAACCCGTAATATACTTAACGAGCTGGCAGAACAGCTCCCTGAAAAAGCCGGGGACATAAAAAAATTGCTCCCCGATCTGGTAACCAACCGGGAGCCGCTCCGGAAAAATGTTTTACAAACATTATATAAAGCCATTTTAATTGGCGGCAACCAGGCCGTAACCGCACAACAGTATTATGATACTTTGTGCGCGGAAAATGCGGTCATTTATAACTCGAATTTGTATGATGAGGGTCCTAAAAGTGCGTTGAAGGTAAAGCCGGTTGCACCGGTGGTTACCGCTGATTCTCCGGTACTTAACGGATATGAGATCCTGAATCATTATTTTGATCAGTTATTCAGCAACAATCCCAAAGTGATTGCCTTTGGAGAAGACCTGGGGAAGATAGGCGATGTCAACCAGGGGTTCGCCGGTCTGCAAAAAAAACATGGCCCGGAACGCATCGCCGATACCGGTATCCGTGAATTATCGATCATGGGACGCGGCATTGGCCTTGCTTTGCGCGGTTTGCGGCCCATTGCGGAGATCCAGTACCTGGACTACCTGGTATATGGTTTACAACCGTTGACCGATGATGTGGCGTCCCTGCAATACCGTACGGGCGGACAGCAATTTTGCCCGTTGATTGTACGCAGCCGGGGGCATCGCCTGGAAGGCATTTGGCACAGTGGCTCTCCAATGGGAATGATCATCAATTCGCTCAGGGGCATCCATATTTGTGTGCCCCGGAATATGGTGCAGGCAGCCGCTATGTACAATACGTTGTTACAAAGCAATGACCCCGGTCTAGTTATTGAAAGCCTGAATGGTTACCGCTTAAAAGAAAAGCTCCCTGAAAACCTGGATACAATGACCCTAGCCTTTGGTGTTCCGGAAATTTTACACCCGGGAACCGATATTACAATTGTCAGTTACGGGTCAACCCTTCGTGTGATCCAGGAAGCCATCAAAATAGTAGAGCCGCTGGGGGTTAGCTGCGAGCTGATCGATGTGCAGACCTTACTTCCCTTTGATATTCATCACAGCATTTTGCACTCGCTGAAGAAAACAAACCGGATCGTTTTTATAGATGAAGATGTACCGGGAGGCGCTACGGCTTTTATGCTTACGAAAGTAATAGAGGAACAGGGCGGATACCGGCACCTTGATGTAGCCCCCAGAACTATTACGGCTAAAGAACACCGTCCGGGTTATGGCAGTGATGGTGATTATTTCAGCAAGCCGAATGCAGAAGAAGTTGCGGCAACACTGCTTGATATGATGAAGGAATAGTCAGGAATTTCTGATTTGAGATTTCCGATTTGGCAATCACAGTAACGCTCCAATAACAAATAACTAATAACTCATGCCTGCCCTAAAAAGATATTGCCTGGCGCTGGATCTTAAAAACGATCCGGAGCTGATCGCCGAATATGAAGCTCATCACAACGCCGTTTGGCCCGAGATAAAAAAAAGCATTCTTGAATCAGGGATCCGCCATATGGAAATTTTCCGGATCGAAAACCGGTTGTTTATGATCATGGAAGCAGCGGAAGATTTTTCTTTTGAGAAAAAAGCGGCCGCAGATGAAAACAATCCCAAAGTTCAGGAATGGGAAGACCTGATGTGGCGCTACCAGCAGGCGTTGCCGACCGCAAAGCCCGGAGAAAAATGGCTGTTGATGAAATCCATCTTTCGATTATAAGGCTCTCCTGCTTTCAGCAACCTGCGGCCCCTTCTTAACTTTTTAACAACTGCCATCAAACCAATTGCACCAATACTTCGTCTAATCTTCAACTTTGGCATTTCAATTGCATAAAGCTTAAAAACAGCATGATTATGAAACATATTTTACAATTTGCTTTTATCCTGGTAACCATTGGCGCAATAGGAACGGGTTGCTCAAACACTAAACAAAGCACCTCTTCCGTTGTGCCCCGCACCGACTTCAAAGGAACCTGGCGGGTAACGAATACAAGTATTGAAGGAACCGATACAAAAAACCTGAAAATACAGGCTTTTGACGACGTAAGTCTTGATTGCTTTATGAACAGCGAATGGACCTTACCCAATAACGGATATGGCAGCTACACTATTACCAGCGGCAATTGCAGCAGTGGCCCGCGCCAGATCTTATGGTCGACAAGAAACGTAAATGGCGGCACCAATTTTAATTTTAAAAGAGTAGACGGTTTGAAAAAGAACCAGTCGAAGGGCGTAGAACAAGGCTATTCCCTGCAGGTCATTTCGTCAGATAAAGATCATTTTGTAGCACAATCGCCGGTATCCTTCGAAGGTAAAACGATCTATATTGTATATAATTTTGAAAGAAAATAAACCATTAACCTATACTATAAAAAACCGTTTCGTTTTGAAACGGTTTTTTATAGACCTGTGAGGTTTTAGAAATCTCACAGGTCTTTCGCTTTACAAATAACCCGCCATTTCCTGTTGATATCCGGCCGCAACTTTTCCTGCCGCCTCGTCAAAGTCAGCAGCTCCTGAAGCATAGATCACCGCGCGGCTGGCGTTTACCAGCAACCCGCAATCTTTGTTCATTGCTTTTTCCGAAATATCTTTCAGGCTGCCACCCTGTGCGCCTACGCCGGGCACCAGCAAAAAATGATCGGGGATCAATTCACGAACGCGGGTAAATTCATCTGCCTGCGTAGCGCCTACTACGAACATCAGGTTTTCAGCCGTTCCCCATTCTGAAACTGTTCTCAGCACTTTTTCATACAGCAGTTCTGAACCCGACTGTTGCAGTTCAAAATCGCCGGCGCCCTTATTAGACGTCAATCCGAGCACAATAGCCCACTTTCCTTCATATTGCAAAAAGGGCTTTACACTGTCTTCCCCCATATAAGGTGCAACAGTAACAGCATCAAAAGGCATCGTTTCAAAAAAAGCCTTTGCATATTGATCACTGGTATTGCCAATATCGCCCCTTTTTGCGTCGGCAATTTTAAAATGATCATCACCAATATAATGTACCGTTTTTTCCATAGCTTCCCAGCCTTTCACGCCCCACGCTTCATAAAAAGCGGTATTGATCTTATACGAAACACAAGTGGCCCGGGTGGCATCGATAATGGCCCTGTTGAAATTAAAGATCGCATCGGCATCCGTTTTTAAATGTGCCGGGATCTTATTCATATCCGTGTCCAATCCCACACACAGGTAGGATTTCTTTTCTTTTATCAGTGCTACTAATTTTTCTCTATTCATATTCATTGATCTTTGCTTTGCCCTGCCGGTACCGTTGCACGGAACAGCAAGGCCCCTTCTTTTGCATGTATTTTTATTTCGGTTCCTGAAAATGCTATTGCCGCTATATTCCCGGGCTTTAATTCAACTGCAGTATCCCCATTATGCAATGCCGCCCGACCGTTTATCAACAACAGTATCTCGGCTGTTGAAGGATGGATCATTATTTCGTCACCGGGTTCCAGTTCATACCCATTTAGCTGAAAATCGGCAACCGGCGCCGGGTAGTGCTTTTCTTTTTGTCCGTTTTGATTTTTTATTATTTGCGGGTGTGTCGCGGCACATT
Proteins encoded in this region:
- a CDS encoding DUF1573 domain-containing protein; translation: MKKFYLLAVLLFFGFAVTGYAQEGVPADQVIKMVKDEYDLGKLKFKKGTTFYMEFTNISKKPVIVQNVMVGCGCTVAEKPSAPIMPGKVGKIKVGYDATAAVGSTFKKDVTIKIKGAQPKTVYFTGEII
- a CDS encoding alpha-ketoacid dehydrogenase subunit alpha/beta, translated to MEHNTSDLITSTNMLSFDKFKDGVLHDYYVASLSRETSLLGRREVLTGKAKFGIFGDGKEVAQVAMSKFFQPGDWRSGYYRDQTLMFAIGVGTPQQYFAQLYADPDPQNEPFSVGRQMNSHYTSRNADAEGNWLDLVHIKNTATDMAPTAAQMPRSYGLAYASKCFREIPELQQFTNLSNNGNEVCFCTIGDASTSEGHFWEIVNAAGVAQIPLVIFVWDDGYGISVPRELQTTKGSISEALKGFEKEEGTNGFYIQKVKGWDYMGMIEAFEEGISLARETHTPVIFHVDELTQPQGHSTSGSHERYKSPERLEWERERDCLKKLKEWILKNGLSDEATLEKIEQDARANVKDARDKAWKDYIKPIKAQVETTRNILNELAEQLPEKAGDIKKLLPDLVTNREPLRKNVLQTLYKAILIGGNQAVTAQQYYDTLCAENAVIYNSNLYDEGPKSALKVKPVAPVVTADSPVLNGYEILNHYFDQLFSNNPKVIAFGEDLGKIGDVNQGFAGLQKKHGPERIADTGIRELSIMGRGIGLALRGLRPIAEIQYLDYLVYGLQPLTDDVASLQYRTGGQQFCPLIVRSRGHRLEGIWHSGSPMGMIINSLRGIHICVPRNMVQAAAMYNTLLQSNDPGLVIESLNGYRLKEKLPENLDTMTLAFGVPEILHPGTDITIVSYGSTLRVIQEAIKIVEPLGVSCELIDVQTLLPFDIHHSILHSLKKTNRIVFIDEDVPGGATAFMLTKVIEEQGGYRHLDVAPRTITAKEHRPGYGSDGDYFSKPNAEEVAATLLDMMKE
- a CDS encoding L-rhamnose mutarotase produces the protein MPALKRYCLALDLKNDPELIAEYEAHHNAVWPEIKKSILESGIRHMEIFRIENRLFMIMEAAEDFSFEKKAAADENNPKVQEWEDLMWRYQQALPTAKPGEKWLLMKSIFRL
- a CDS encoding lipocalin family protein, with product MKHILQFAFILVTIGAIGTGCSNTKQSTSSVVPRTDFKGTWRVTNTSIEGTDTKNLKIQAFDDVSLDCFMNSEWTLPNNGYGSYTITSGNCSSGPRQILWSTRNVNGGTNFNFKRVDGLKKNQSKGVEQGYSLQVISSDKDHFVAQSPVSFEGKTIYIVYNFERK
- the pyrF gene encoding orotidine-5'-phosphate decarboxylase, with amino-acid sequence MNREKLVALIKEKKSYLCVGLDTDMNKIPAHLKTDADAIFNFNRAIIDATRATCVSYKINTAFYEAWGVKGWEAMEKTVHYIGDDHFKIADAKRGDIGNTSDQYAKAFFETMPFDAVTVAPYMGEDSVKPFLQYEGKWAIVLGLTSNKGAGDFELQQSGSELLYEKVLRTVSEWGTAENLMFVVGATQADEFTRVRELIPDHFLLVPGVGAQGGSLKDISEKAMNKDCGLLVNASRAVIYASGAADFDEAAGKVAAGYQQEMAGYL